ACTCTGGCGCCTCCTGCAGTCTCCTCATGCGCGTGTCCTGCTATGCCCTGACAAACATCTTGCCGGCCAATTGCCTGACCAACTCCTTGAGCTCCAGGGAAAGCAACAGCGTGAGCGTCTGGGCGGCGGAAAGGCCGTTGTTCTTGGAGATGACATCGATGTGCATCGGCTCGTGGGAAAGCGATTCTAACACTTTTCTCTCCAATTCGGTCAATGCGACGCTCGGCTCCTGGCGCCTTGCCTCGCGGAGCAGGGAGGGGAGCTGAGGACGCAGCTCCGCCAACACATCCTCGGCGGACATTACCAGCTTCGCCCCCTCTTGGATGAGCCGGTTGGTGCCTTTGCTCTTTGGGCTGAAAATGCTGCCCGGCACGGCGAACACCTCTCGGTTCTGCTCCAAAGCGACATTGGCGGTGATGAGCGCGCCGCTGGTCTCCCCCGCTTCCACCACCAAGGTGCCCAGGGACATGCCAGAAATGAGCCGGTTGCGACGCGGAAAGTTGGGTGCATCAGGCCCGGACCCCATGGGCAGCTCCGACACCAAGGCCCCCTGCTCGATAATCTTCTTGGCCAAGGCGCGATTCTCCGACGGATAAATCACATCCACCCCAGAAC
This portion of the Calditrichota bacterium genome encodes:
- the dprA gene encoding DNA-protecting protein DprA, whose amino-acid sequence is MADLISVEGIDKTIARNIRTYRDDGFAREQLSRLNRHEASIVTFWDAQYPRLLKSISDPPAFLFVRGTLRPEDDQAVAVVGTRSPSDYGRLVTARLCAELAAQGVTIVSGLARGIDTEAHKATLQAGGRTIAVLGSGVDVIYPSENRALAKKIIEQGALVSELPMGSGPDAPNFPRRNRLISGMSLGTLVVEAGETSGALITANVALEQNREVFAVPGSIFSPKSKGTNRLIQEGAKLVMSAEDVLAELRPQLPSLLREARRQEPSVALTELERKVLESLSHEPMHIDVISKNNGLSAAQTLTLLLSLELKELVRQLAGKMFVRA